From one Geoalkalibacter halelectricus genomic stretch:
- the rsmA gene encoding 16S rRNA (adenine(1518)-N(6)/adenine(1519)-N(6))-dimethyltransferase RsmA, whose amino-acid sequence MTGEHRPRKRFGQNFLRDSSVIDRILEAADLNPQSRVLEIGPGLGALTDRLLDLAGRVEVMEVDRDLVARLRERAHPRLEIHAGDALQLPWVQLLTAPPYTLVANLPYNISSQILFRILDHRHLFARLVLMFQKEVGERLCAVPGTSAYGILSVLCPLWFDIRRVVVVRPGAFYPPPKVDSVVLAFEALPGPRVPVADEAFFRRVVKAAFAQRRKTLRNTLKAAGFAEADLLAALARCGIDPQARGETLSLEQFARLAQALRD is encoded by the coding sequence ATGACGGGTGAACATCGTCCACGTAAGCGCTTCGGCCAGAATTTTCTGCGCGACTCCTCGGTCATCGATCGCATTCTCGAGGCTGCCGACCTCAACCCGCAGTCCCGGGTGCTGGAGATCGGGCCGGGCTTGGGGGCGTTGACCGATCGGCTGCTGGATCTGGCCGGCCGGGTCGAGGTCATGGAAGTGGATCGCGATCTGGTGGCGCGATTGCGCGAACGCGCTCACCCGCGTCTGGAGATCCATGCCGGGGATGCGTTGCAGTTGCCCTGGGTGCAGTTGCTCACCGCGCCGCCCTATACCCTGGTGGCCAATCTTCCTTACAACATCTCCAGCCAGATTCTTTTTCGCATCCTCGACCATCGCCACCTGTTCGCACGCCTGGTGCTTATGTTTCAAAAGGAAGTCGGCGAGCGCCTGTGTGCCGTGCCCGGCACCAGTGCTTACGGCATCCTCTCGGTGCTCTGCCCCTTGTGGTTCGATATCCGCCGCGTCGTGGTGGTGCGACCCGGCGCCTTTTATCCGCCTCCCAAGGTCGATTCGGTGGTTTTGGCCTTCGAGGCCCTGCCCGGACCACGGGTGCCCGTCGCCGATGAAGCCTTTTTCCGCCGCGTCGTCAAGGCCGCCTTTGCCCAACGCCGCAAAACCCTGCGCAACACCCTCAAAGCCGCCGGTTTCGCCGAAGCGGATCTGCTCGCCGCCCTCGCGCGTTGCGGCATTGATCCCCAGGCACGCGGCGAGACGCTCTCGCTGGAGCAGTTTGCCCGTCTTGCCCAGGCTCTGCGCGATTAA
- a CDS encoding aminotransferase class V-fold PLP-dependent enzyme codes for MAIYLDNAATSFPKPEAVVHAVSAALRDIGANPGRGGHQLVLKAGRIVFEAREAVAEFIGAPDATRIAFTANATEAINIGLFGLLKAGDRVVTTTMEHNAVVRPLRALQERGVQVVKVPADPRGFVHPQEIRRACGEKTAMVILSHCSNVSGTLQPIEEIGPWCRREGILFFVDAAQSAGVFTLDVVDMGIDLLAVPGHKGLLGPQGTGFLYVREGLNPQPLIYGGTGGNSNSELPPEQMPERFETGTLNTPGLAGLAAGIGFLRREGLAAVRAHEAELMSELIAGLDQIPGLRLHGPREPRCHGAVLSLTLDGRDPAEIGFLLDREYGVLTRVGLHCAPDAHRTLGTHPRGTVRLSPGYFNTLEEMRHVVSALTALAAHPVP; via the coding sequence ATGGCCATTTACCTCGACAACGCCGCCACTTCCTTTCCCAAGCCCGAAGCGGTCGTCCACGCCGTAAGCGCGGCGCTGCGCGACATCGGCGCCAATCCCGGTCGCGGCGGGCATCAATTGGTCCTAAAGGCGGGTCGTATCGTTTTCGAGGCGCGCGAGGCCGTAGCGGAATTCATCGGTGCGCCCGACGCGACGCGCATCGCCTTCACCGCCAACGCCACCGAGGCCATCAATATCGGTTTGTTCGGTCTGCTCAAGGCGGGCGACCGGGTCGTGACCACGACCATGGAGCACAACGCGGTGGTGCGTCCCCTGCGCGCCTTGCAGGAGCGCGGTGTCCAGGTCGTCAAGGTGCCCGCAGACCCCCGCGGGTTCGTGCATCCGCAAGAGATTCGCCGTGCTTGCGGGGAAAAGACCGCCATGGTGATCCTCTCGCATTGCTCCAATGTCAGCGGGACATTGCAGCCCATCGAGGAGATCGGCCCCTGGTGTCGGCGCGAGGGCATCCTTTTTTTCGTCGACGCCGCGCAAAGTGCCGGGGTCTTCACCCTCGACGTGGTTGACATGGGGATCGACCTGCTCGCCGTTCCGGGCCACAAGGGCTTGCTCGGCCCCCAGGGCACCGGATTTCTCTACGTTCGCGAGGGCCTTAATCCTCAGCCTTTGATCTACGGGGGGACCGGTGGCAATTCCAATTCCGAATTACCGCCCGAACAGATGCCGGAGCGATTTGAAACCGGCACCCTCAACACCCCCGGCCTGGCCGGCCTGGCCGCCGGAATCGGTTTTCTGCGCCGCGAGGGGTTGGCCGCGGTGCGCGCCCACGAGGCGGAATTGATGAGCGAATTGATCGCCGGCCTGGATCAGATCCCCGGCCTCAGGCTTCATGGCCCCCGGGAACCCCGGTGCCACGGCGCGGTGTTGTCCCTGACGCTTGACGGGCGCGATCCCGCCGAGATCGGTTTTCTCCTCGATCGCGAGTACGGCGTTCTGACCCGCGTCGGGCTGCACTGCGCTCCCGATGCGCACCGCACCCTCGGCACCCATCCGCGCGGCACCGTGCGCCTGAGTCCGGGCTATTTCAACACCCTGGAGGAAATGCGCCATGTGGTCAGCGCGCTGACCGCTCTGGCTGCCCATCCCGTGCCCTGA
- a CDS encoding NAD-glutamate dehydrogenase has product MKIFSEFASQDLDRRNATAEIQAIFDRLSASAPPEKATLYANLARELEAHTPHSYFLHLPAERVAGWIAGIFDFLDARRQDVALRLVRGGRGGRWFLLTNTPDAPFLVDSLQALLNREHIRFQVIAHPILHIRRQKGQIVELGRRLNVRNTHESLIIVELQGLQDGRKRRFEEALNEAFKAVLEVRTDQKKIAARLRHLEKLPSEANNRDFWNWLQNDNFLAFGYRCWEIAQPGGAPQATLVGEPLGIFPGVPSMQPGETQPLARFGSDLHRRILRADQAVAEETETLSPVYRNERLRYLGWREMLQNGNWREHAFCGLFSQKFAEEPTFSIPPLRRKIEAALHELGIPRGCHDYNKTIEIFNTFPKVELFFLGAEEVRNAVRSFSFLYRQGGVKVVVAPSLSVRGATLLLILPRAFYDPDHFDRLEAYIRRFFSAEEATARIIHFSAEYLSLHVSVAPVTPDSRPDLRRLEQGLTEIARPWEMKLRVLLERRFGEDRAAEFYERYVEGFTPEYRALSHPRFALRDIQGVEAVRREGGEFFSLWGPFHNAEEFFRLQFYSRSETYLNELIPLLENLHLSVIEELDFILKPGEDTFYIKSFAVKNSTPDALPLAEVRDRLLEVLTALRLGRVENDNLNRLVVLTGLSWKEIDVFRGYRNYYQQLGAPFTKRRVAYALIHNPRVARLLFDYFDARFQPREEWQDQAVREEQALSPLRMELASALEDVADMNEDRILRTLFNLIDSTVRTNFYQRQSDSDYFFAFKISAIGIIEMPAPRPLFEIYVHGADMEGIHLRGGRVARGGIRWSDRPDDFRTEVLGLMKTQMTKNAVIVPVGSKGGFIVQTPFTSREQGAELARDAYVTFMRGLLDLTDNRKQGQVVRHPQVVAYDEEDPYLVVAADKGTAHLPDTANAVARDYGFWLDDAFASGGSKGYDHKALGITARGAWECVKRHFRELGKDIQSEPFTVVGIGDMSGDVFGNGMLLSRQIRLVAAFDHRHIFLDPDPDPETSFRERDRLFRLPRSSWDDYDRALISEGGGVVSRQAKDIPLSPQVRKLLGVRHGSMDGQGLVRAILQAEVDLLWNGGIGTYVKAAGEKHEEVGDRGNDGVRIDATQVRARVVGEGGNLGLTQRARIEIAMGGGAINTDSIDNSAGVDCSDHEVNLKIFMQYLAERQVLTDIEERDRLLRGVSDEVCAAVLHNNYTQSLAVSLDLRRCREDNAPFVDLIERLVNAGLLDRAGEFLPTGKELLARTDKSLTRPELAVLLAYSKMQIFQVLLDKGLPQGEKSLEFLAGYFPRPIRERFDEHLAGHPLAREITATVITNTLVDGVGCAFIQRLGRRSGRSLAQCLSTLAFFDLVFDGAALRREVFALDNRIAAEQQYLILLQYSDLLQDACLWALQQDLSTALNQGAIEEWQGRAEEFLSMLAGVVPAAEWQDCRQRIDELEQVGLPRAFARRVASFHYLGDLLPLVPLSEECGQDLHTIVCTHRDLGQHLDIAAMREAASKVPLRDRWDRMAHETFIQDLQAVHYDLTGAVLREADGNVEKYLSARRKKLNNLLSLLKQVQARDPVNFHPFTVLGRALNGLLDAVKRSS; this is encoded by the coding sequence ATGAAAATCTTCAGTGAATTTGCGTCCCAAGACCTTGATCGGCGCAACGCCACAGCGGAAATCCAGGCCATATTCGACCGCCTCTCCGCCAGCGCTCCCCCCGAAAAAGCCACCCTTTACGCCAATCTTGCCCGAGAACTCGAGGCGCACACGCCGCATTCCTATTTCCTCCACCTGCCCGCCGAACGGGTGGCCGGGTGGATTGCCGGCATCTTTGACTTTCTCGATGCGCGTCGCCAGGACGTTGCCCTGCGTCTGGTTCGGGGTGGGCGCGGCGGCCGCTGGTTTTTGCTGACCAACACCCCCGATGCCCCTTTTCTGGTCGATTCTCTCCAGGCCTTGCTCAACCGCGAGCACATTCGCTTCCAGGTTATTGCCCATCCGATCCTGCACATTCGTAGGCAAAAAGGCCAGATTGTCGAATTGGGGCGGCGATTAAACGTTAGAAACACCCACGAATCTCTGATTATCGTGGAATTGCAGGGACTTCAGGATGGTCGCAAGCGCCGCTTCGAGGAGGCTCTGAACGAGGCATTCAAGGCGGTTCTGGAGGTGCGCACGGACCAGAAAAAAATCGCCGCGCGCCTGCGGCACCTGGAAAAGTTGCCCAGCGAAGCCAACAACCGCGATTTCTGGAACTGGCTGCAAAACGACAATTTCCTCGCCTTTGGTTATCGTTGCTGGGAGATCGCCCAACCCGGCGGTGCCCCACAGGCAACCCTGGTCGGTGAACCCTTGGGGATTTTCCCCGGTGTCCCCAGCATGCAGCCCGGAGAGACTCAGCCCCTGGCGCGCTTCGGCAGTGACTTGCATCGCCGCATTCTGCGCGCCGACCAGGCGGTCGCCGAGGAAACCGAAACCCTGAGCCCGGTCTACCGCAACGAGCGGTTGCGCTACCTTGGCTGGCGTGAAATGCTGCAAAACGGCAACTGGCGCGAGCATGCCTTCTGCGGACTTTTTTCACAAAAGTTCGCCGAGGAGCCGACTTTCTCCATTCCCCCCCTGCGGCGCAAGATCGAAGCTGCTCTGCATGAGCTGGGCATACCGCGCGGCTGCCACGACTACAACAAAACCATTGAAATATTCAACACCTTCCCCAAGGTCGAACTGTTTTTTCTCGGCGCCGAAGAAGTTCGCAACGCGGTGCGCTCCTTCTCTTTTCTCTATCGTCAGGGTGGTGTCAAGGTGGTGGTTGCGCCCAGCCTTTCGGTGCGCGGCGCAACGCTGCTTCTGATCCTTCCGCGCGCCTTCTACGACCCGGATCATTTTGATCGGCTCGAAGCCTACATTCGGCGTTTTTTCAGTGCCGAGGAGGCCACGGCACGCATCATTCATTTCTCGGCCGAATATCTGAGCCTGCATGTCAGCGTGGCGCCCGTCACGCCGGATTCACGTCCGGATCTGCGCCGCCTTGAACAGGGGCTCACGGAAATCGCCCGTCCCTGGGAGATGAAGCTGCGTGTGCTGCTGGAGAGGCGTTTCGGTGAGGATCGTGCCGCGGAGTTCTATGAGCGCTACGTGGAGGGTTTCACCCCCGAATATCGCGCCCTGAGCCATCCACGCTTTGCCCTGCGCGATATCCAGGGCGTTGAAGCGGTGCGCCGCGAGGGCGGGGAATTTTTCAGCCTCTGGGGGCCTTTTCACAATGCGGAGGAGTTTTTCCGCCTGCAATTCTACAGCCGTAGCGAAACCTATCTCAATGAATTGATCCCCCTGTTGGAGAATCTGCACCTCTCGGTCATCGAGGAGCTTGATTTCATCCTGAAACCGGGTGAAGACACCTTTTATATCAAGAGTTTCGCCGTCAAGAATTCCACACCCGATGCCTTGCCCCTGGCCGAGGTGCGCGACAGGCTGCTCGAGGTTCTGACCGCCTTGCGCCTGGGGCGGGTGGAAAACGACAATCTCAACCGTCTGGTGGTGCTCACCGGTCTCTCCTGGAAGGAAATCGATGTTTTCCGTGGGTACCGCAATTACTATCAGCAGTTGGGCGCCCCCTTCACCAAGCGCAGGGTCGCCTATGCCCTGATTCACAATCCGCGCGTGGCACGCCTGCTGTTTGATTATTTCGACGCGCGTTTTCAGCCGCGTGAGGAGTGGCAGGATCAGGCCGTTCGCGAGGAGCAGGCTCTTTCGCCCCTGCGGATGGAATTGGCCTCCGCTCTTGAGGATGTCGCGGACATGAACGAGGACCGCATCCTGCGCACCCTGTTCAACCTGATCGACTCGACGGTGCGGACCAACTTCTACCAGCGGCAATCCGATTCCGACTATTTTTTTGCCTTTAAAATCAGTGCCATCGGCATTATCGAAATGCCCGCGCCGCGGCCTCTGTTCGAAATCTACGTGCACGGCGCCGACATGGAGGGTATTCACCTGCGTGGGGGACGCGTGGCGCGGGGCGGCATCCGCTGGTCGGATCGCCCCGATGATTTCCGCACCGAGGTTCTGGGTTTGATGAAAACCCAGATGACCAAAAACGCCGTCATCGTACCCGTGGGCAGCAAGGGCGGCTTCATCGTGCAGACGCCTTTTACCTCTCGCGAACAGGGGGCCGAATTGGCGCGGGACGCCTATGTCACCTTCATGCGCGGGTTGTTGGATCTGACCGACAACCGCAAGCAGGGGCAGGTGGTGCGCCATCCCCAGGTGGTGGCCTATGATGAGGAAGATCCTTATTTGGTGGTTGCCGCCGATAAGGGGACCGCGCATCTGCCCGATACCGCCAACGCGGTGGCCCGCGACTACGGCTTCTGGCTCGACGACGCCTTTGCCAGCGGCGGCTCCAAAGGCTATGACCACAAGGCCCTGGGGATCACCGCGCGTGGTGCCTGGGAATGCGTGAAGCGTCATTTTCGAGAGCTGGGCAAGGATATCCAGAGTGAACCCTTCACGGTGGTCGGCATCGGCGACATGAGCGGCGACGTGTTCGGCAACGGAATGCTTTTGTCGCGGCAGATCCGGCTGGTCGCCGCTTTCGACCATCGCCATATCTTTCTCGATCCCGATCCCGACCCTGAAACGTCCTTTCGCGAACGTGACCGCCTGTTCCGCTTGCCGCGCTCTTCCTGGGACGATTACGACCGGGCGTTGATTTCCGAAGGCGGTGGGGTTGTTTCCCGGCAGGCCAAGGATATTCCCCTTTCCCCCCAGGTGCGCAAGCTTCTCGGCGTGCGCCATGGGTCCATGGACGGCCAGGGTCTGGTGCGGGCGATTTTGCAGGCCGAGGTCGATTTGCTGTGGAATGGAGGCATCGGAACTTACGTCAAGGCTGCGGGCGAGAAGCACGAGGAGGTCGGTGATCGCGGCAACGACGGGGTGCGGATCGATGCCACCCAGGTGCGGGCCAGGGTGGTGGGCGAGGGGGGCAATCTCGGCCTGACGCAGAGGGCGCGGATCGAGATTGCCATGGGTGGTGGCGCCATCAATACCGATTCCATCGACAATTCGGCCGGCGTGGATTGCTCCGACCACGAGGTCAATCTCAAGATCTTCATGCAATATCTCGCCGAGCGGCAAGTGTTGACCGATATCGAGGAACGCGATCGGCTGTTGCGCGGGGTTTCAGACGAGGTCTGCGCGGCGGTGCTGCACAACAACTACACCCAAAGCCTGGCCGTTTCCCTGGATCTGCGGCGTTGCCGCGAGGACAACGCGCCCTTTGTCGATCTTATTGAGCGTCTGGTCAATGCCGGACTGCTGGATCGCGCGGGAGAGTTCCTCCCCACGGGCAAGGAATTACTCGCACGCACGGACAAATCCCTCACCCGGCCTGAGTTGGCCGTGCTTTTGGCCTATAGCAAAATGCAGATTTTTCAGGTGCTGCTCGATAAAGGGTTGCCGCAGGGGGAAAAGAGCCTGGAATTTCTCGCCGGGTATTTTCCGCGGCCGATTCGCGAGCGATTCGACGAGCATCTCGCCGGTCACCCCTTGGCGCGCGAAATCACCGCGACCGTTATCACCAACACTTTGGTCGATGGGGTCGGCTGTGCTTTCATTCAGCGTCTCGGCCGGCGGTCGGGTCGCTCGTTGGCCCAGTGTCTGAGCACGCTGGCCTTTTTTGATCTGGTTTTTGACGGCGCGGCCTTAAGGCGCGAAGTCTTTGCCCTGGACAATCGCATTGCCGCCGAACAGCAATACCTCATTCTGCTGCAATACTCCGACCTTTTGCAGGACGCCTGCCTCTGGGCTCTTCAGCAGGATCTCTCGACGGCACTCAACCAGGGCGCCATCGAGGAATGGCAGGGGCGCGCGGAAGAGTTTCTCAGCATGCTTGCCGGCGTCGTTCCCGCGGCGGAATGGCAGGATTGCCGCCAGCGGATCGATGAGTTGGAGCAGGTCGGTCTGCCGCGCGCCTTCGCGCGTCGCGTGGCAAGCTTTCACTACCTGGGTGACTTGCTGCCTCTCGTGCCCCTGAGCGAGGAATGTGGACAGGATCTGCATACCATTGTCTGTACCCATCGCGATCTGGGTCAGCACCTCGATATCGCGGCCATGCGCGAGGCGGCGTCAAAGGTTCCGTTGCGCGACCGCTGGGACCGCATGGCCCATGAAACCTTTATTCAGGATTTGCAAGCCGTCCATTACGACCTGACCGGCGCGGTTTTGCGCGAAGCCGACGGCAATGTGGAGAAATACCTCTCCGCGCGGCGCAAAAAGCTCAACAACCTGCTGAGCCTTCTCAAGCAGGTGCAAGCCCGCGATCCCGTCAACTTCCACCCCTTCACGGTCTTGGGGCGGGCCCTCAACGGGTTGCTCGATGCGGTGAAACGCTCAAGCTGA
- the tsaD gene encoding tRNA (adenosine(37)-N6)-threonylcarbamoyltransferase complex transferase subunit TsaD: MLLLCLESSCDETAAAVVRDGREVLSNVIASQVDVHARYGGVVPELASRKHLEAMPVVIEDALERAGLSIEAIEGVAVTRGPGLVGALLVALATGKAIAFARGIPWVGVHHIEGHALAIQLEQPVEYPFVSLIVSGGHTHLYLVEGVGRYRILGRTLDDASGEAYDKVAKLLGLGYPGGAIVDRLAAEGDPEAIVFPRPLLHQDNLDFSFSGIKTAVLNYVKRQEGEIGGQHLKDLAAGFQRAAVEVLTAKSLRALERTGLRRLVVAGGVACNRGLRQSLQKAAQAGGFEVYFPSPLLCTDNAAMLAVAADAYLERGGCSSLDLNALAGWPLDRAGDEFALCSP; the protein is encoded by the coding sequence ATGCTCTTACTTTGTCTAGAATCCTCTTGTGACGAGACCGCCGCGGCGGTGGTGCGTGATGGGCGCGAGGTTTTGTCCAACGTCATCGCCTCCCAGGTGGACGTACACGCGCGTTACGGCGGCGTGGTGCCGGAGTTGGCCTCGCGCAAGCACCTTGAGGCCATGCCGGTGGTGATCGAGGACGCCCTGGAGCGCGCCGGCCTCAGCATCGAAGCCATCGAGGGCGTCGCGGTGACGCGCGGCCCCGGGCTGGTCGGTGCCTTGCTCGTGGCTCTGGCCACCGGCAAGGCCATCGCCTTCGCCCGCGGTATTCCCTGGGTGGGCGTGCATCATATCGAGGGCCATGCCCTGGCCATTCAACTGGAACAGCCGGTCGAATATCCCTTCGTTTCATTGATCGTCTCGGGCGGACACACCCACCTGTATCTGGTGGAGGGGGTGGGGCGCTACCGCATTCTGGGACGCACCCTCGACGATGCGTCCGGAGAAGCCTACGACAAGGTCGCCAAACTGCTCGGCCTGGGCTACCCCGGCGGCGCCATCGTTGATCGGCTGGCGGCCGAGGGCGATCCCGAGGCCATTGTTTTTCCCCGCCCCCTCCTGCATCAGGATAATCTTGATTTCAGCTTCAGCGGCATCAAGACCGCGGTTCTCAACTACGTGAAACGCCAGGAAGGGGAAATCGGCGGACAGCACCTCAAGGATCTCGCCGCCGGATTCCAGCGGGCCGCCGTCGAAGTGTTGACCGCCAAGTCACTGCGTGCCCTGGAGCGCACCGGGCTGCGCCGTCTGGTCGTGGCCGGCGGGGTGGCCTGTAATCGCGGCTTGCGCCAATCCTTGCAGAAAGCGGCGCAAGCGGGTGGTTTCGAAGTCTATTTTCCCTCACCGCTGTTGTGCACCGACAATGCGGCCATGCTTGCCGTGGCGGCCGATGCTTACCTGGAGCGGGGCGGATGTTCTTCTCTGGACCTCAATGCACTGGCCGGCTGGCCGCTCGACCGCGCGGGCGATGAGTTTGCGCTCTGCTCGCCGTAG
- a CDS encoding peptidylprolyl isomerase — protein MEIVAKVNGRPISRKELDSTMQVYAQQVHHKNPDQLSVDQFQGVYEMALEKLIARALIFQAALAAGIVAGEAEVEEEKNKLIGNFASAEEFYANLDKAGMSPEFYHRMVREDLTVNLMTAEKMNELPEPQAQEIEEIYRRYPQKMIDPEKVRARHILIAAQGDERSLARERIEKIRQEANAATFERLARENSDCPSAQAGGDLGYFTRGQMVESFETAAFSQPVGEVGAVVETPYGYHLILVLDKTEQRPLSLEEAQGRLRNFLKEEAGVKLLENWVGELRAQADIEILA, from the coding sequence TTGGAAATCGTCGCCAAGGTCAACGGCCGTCCCATCAGCCGCAAGGAACTCGACAGCACCATGCAGGTCTATGCCCAGCAGGTGCATCATAAAAATCCCGACCAGCTCTCCGTCGATCAGTTTCAGGGTGTTTACGAGATGGCCCTGGAGAAGCTGATTGCGCGCGCGCTGATTTTTCAAGCCGCCCTGGCCGCGGGCATCGTCGCCGGGGAAGCAGAGGTGGAAGAGGAGAAGAACAAACTCATCGGCAATTTCGCCAGCGCCGAGGAATTCTACGCCAACCTGGACAAGGCCGGGATGAGTCCGGAATTCTATCACCGCATGGTGCGTGAGGATCTGACCGTCAATCTCATGACCGCCGAGAAGATGAACGAGCTGCCCGAACCCCAGGCACAGGAGATCGAGGAGATCTACCGGCGCTATCCGCAAAAAATGATCGACCCGGAAAAGGTGCGTGCCCGGCACATTTTGATCGCCGCGCAAGGCGATGAGCGCTCTCTTGCGCGCGAGCGCATCGAGAAGATCAGGCAGGAGGCCAATGCCGCGACCTTTGAGCGCCTCGCGCGCGAAAATTCCGACTGTCCCAGTGCCCAGGCGGGCGGTGACTTGGGCTATTTCACCCGCGGACAAATGGTCGAATCTTTTGAAACCGCGGCTTTTTCCCAGCCGGTGGGCGAAGTCGGAGCGGTCGTCGAAACGCCTTACGGCTATCACCTGATCCTGGTGCTGGATAAAACCGAGCAGCGGCCCCTGAGCCTTGAAGAAGCCCAAGGGCGACTGCGTAACTTCCTCAAGGAGGAGGCCGGCGTAAAGCTTCTGGAAAACTGGGTGGGTGAACTCCGTGCCCAGGCCGATATTGAAATTCTTGCCTGA
- a CDS encoding DUF2062 domain-containing protein, translated as MILGFMWQRLALIRQFKLNFIRLLRARGSADEIAKGLALGVFIGMTPTFGVQMIIAIFVAVLLRENKIAAAAGVWVTNPATAPFIYALGYETGRLLLGMERVVMVREFNYEAIKQFGWDLFLPLTVGGIVLGFLCAAITYALTVRAIPVLKTWRIPRWPRPRRR; from the coding sequence GTGATTCTGGGTTTTATGTGGCAGCGCCTGGCACTGATCCGACAGTTCAAACTCAATTTCATTCGCCTGTTGCGCGCGCGCGGTTCAGCGGATGAGATAGCCAAGGGTCTTGCCCTGGGCGTTTTCATCGGCATGACGCCCACCTTCGGCGTGCAGATGATTATTGCCATCTTTGTCGCGGTGCTGCTGCGGGAAAACAAGATTGCCGCCGCCGCCGGAGTATGGGTGACCAATCCGGCGACGGCCCCTTTCATTTATGCCCTGGGCTATGAAACCGGGCGCCTGCTGCTGGGCATGGAGCGGGTGGTCATGGTTCGGGAATTCAACTACGAAGCCATCAAGCAATTCGGCTGGGATTTGTTTTTGCCGCTGACCGTCGGCGGAATCGTTCTAGGATTTTTATGTGCGGCCATCACCTACGCGCTTACGGTGCGCGCCATCCCCGTGCTCAAAACCTGGCGGATTCCGCGTTGGCCGCGCCCGCGACGACGTTAG
- a CDS encoding PhoH family protein, which translates to MKKIYILDTNVLLHDPEALFKFEDNDVVVPITVIEEIDRFKKDQNETGRNARHISRILDGMRASHRLTEGVALETGGTLKVEIYREEFIRRLPPELQSDRGDNRILAVAMEAKERCDCPVVFVTKDTNLRIKSDAVGLAAEDYESDKVAIDELYSGTAQVMVSKEEVDTFYGQGFLNLAEEFLPNQFLTLVDAANPSHTAIGRYNKAQQKVIPLLRPPKEGLWGIHARNREQQFAFDLLLNDDIQLVTLVGKAGTGKTLLAIAAGLHKVSDEGSYARLLVSRPVFPMGKDLGFLPGDIEEKLAPWMQPIFDNVELLLGNVDERGKRKRGYKELVDLGFLEIEALTYIRGRSIPRQYLIVDEAQNLTPHEIKTIVTRAGEGTKIVLTGDPYQIDNPYVDSSSNGLSYLVEKFKGQELSGHVILSKGERSPLAEMAANLL; encoded by the coding sequence ATGAAAAAAATCTATATTCTCGATACCAATGTTCTTTTGCATGATCCCGAGGCCCTGTTCAAGTTCGAGGACAACGATGTCGTCGTTCCCATCACGGTCATAGAGGAAATTGATCGCTTCAAGAAAGATCAGAACGAAACCGGGCGCAACGCCCGCCATATTTCGCGCATCCTCGACGGCATGCGCGCCAGCCACCGCCTGACCGAGGGGGTGGCCCTTGAAACCGGCGGCACGCTGAAGGTCGAGATTTACCGCGAGGAATTTATCCGCCGATTGCCGCCGGAATTGCAGAGTGATCGCGGCGACAACCGGATTCTCGCGGTGGCCATGGAGGCCAAGGAGCGCTGCGACTGCCCGGTGGTTTTCGTGACCAAGGACACCAACCTGCGCATCAAATCCGATGCGGTGGGCCTTGCCGCCGAGGATTATGAATCGGACAAGGTCGCCATCGACGAACTCTACTCCGGTACGGCGCAGGTCATGGTGAGCAAGGAGGAGGTCGATACCTTCTACGGGCAAGGATTTCTCAATCTGGCCGAGGAATTTCTGCCCAACCAGTTTCTGACTCTGGTCGACGCGGCCAATCCCTCCCATACCGCCATCGGCCGCTACAACAAGGCACAGCAAAAGGTGATTCCCCTGCTGCGCCCGCCCAAGGAAGGTCTCTGGGGCATTCACGCGCGCAATCGCGAGCAGCAGTTCGCCTTCGATCTGCTGCTCAATGACGATATTCAACTGGTCACCCTGGTCGGCAAGGCCGGGACCGGCAAGACCCTGCTGGCCATCGCCGCCGGTTTGCACAAGGTCTCCGACGAGGGCAGCTACGCGCGCCTGCTGGTGTCGCGTCCGGTGTTTCCCATGGGCAAGGACTTGGGTTTTCTGCCGGGAGACATCGAGGAGAAGCTGGCTCCGTGGATGCAGCCCATCTTCGACAACGTCGAGTTGCTGCTCGGCAACGTCGATGAGCGCGGCAAGCGCAAACGGGGCTACAAGGAACTGGTCGATCTGGGCTTCCTCGAAATCGAGGCGCTCACCTACATTCGCGGGCGCTCCATCCCCCGCCAGTATCTCATTGTCGACGAGGCGCAGAACCTCACTCCTCACGAGATCAAGACCATCGTCACGCGGGCCGGCGAGGGAACCAAGATCGTGCTGACCGGCGATCCCTATCAGATCGACAACCCTTACGTGGATTCCTCCAGCAACGGTCTGAGCTACCTGGTGGAGAAGTTCAAGGGGCAGGAGCTTTCGGGCCATGTCATCCTGAGCAAAGGGGAGCGCTCGCCGTTGGCCGAAATGGCCGCGAATTTACTTTAA